The following DNA comes from Frankia casuarinae.
GCGATGGGGCCGGCTGACGCACTCCCGGGCGCTGGGGGTGCTGTCCAACCCGTGCTATGCGGGCACCTACGTCTACGGCCGGTACGCCACCTGCCGGACGGTGCGCCCGGACGGCACCGTGCACACCGGGGTGCGGCTGCGCCCGCGCGAGCAGTGGCCCGTGGTGCGCCACGGCCACCACGAGAGCTACATCAGCTGGGAGGAGTATGTGGCCATCGAGGCGAGGCTTTCGGCCAACTGCACCCACCAGGGGGCCCGCCCGGCGCGGGAGGGCCTGGCCCTGTGCCAGGGGATCATGTTCTGCGGGTCGTGCGGGCGGCCGATGACCACCCGCTACTACCCACAGGGGCGGGCGGCCTACGGCTGCTCGTCGTCGCGCGCCGACCACGAGGCCACGCCCACCTGCCGGTCGATCCGCGCCGACGTCGTCGACGACGCGGTGGCCGGCCTGCTACTGGCCACGGTGTCGCCGGGGCAGATCGAACAAGCCCTGGCCGCCGCGGACGAGGTCACCTCCCGGCACACCCGCGCCCACCGCGCGGCCGAGCTGGCCGTGGAACGCGCCCGCTACGACGCCGACCGCGCCGAGCGGGCGTTGGGCGCGGTGGAGCCGGAGAACCGGCTGGTCGCCCGCACCCTGGAGACCCGCTGGGAAGCCAGACTGTCCGCCTTGGCCGAAGCCGAGGCCGCCCTGGCCGCTGTCCGGGAGCGCAGGCCGGCGCTGCCGGACCGGGACGGCCTGCGCGCACTGGCCGCGGACCTGCCCGGACTCTGGCACAACCCGCACACCCGGGACCGGGACCGCAAGCGGCTGCTGCGCACCCTCATCTCGGACGTCACCCTGCTGCCCGAGACCGACCGGGCCCGCGCCCGGCTTGGGGTGCGCTGGCACACCGGCGCCACCGACGAACTCGCCCTGCGCAGACCGGCCACCTCGCCACAGGTGCGCAGGACCCCGGCCCCGGCCCGCCAGCTGATCGCCCGGCTCGGCCCGGACCATTCCGACGCCGAGATCGTCACCGCACTCGCCGACGCCGGGCTGACCACCGCAACCGGCCGTCCCTACGACGAAGCGGCCGTCGCCTGGGTCCGCCACGCCTTCCACATCCCCGGCCGGTGTCCGTTCCGGGACGGGGAGATCTCCGTCGACCAGGTCGCGGCGACCCTCGGGATCACCGCCAACGCCGTCTACTACTGGCTCACCCACGACCGGCTGGCCGGCCGCAAGGATCTCTCCGGACGCTGGTGCATCCCCTGGAACGCCCAGGTCGAGGCCGCCTGTCGCCGCCAGATCGACGCCTCCGGCCACCTCATCCCCCGCACCCCCGGCCCCCGTGAGGTCCTGCCCGGCGACGTCACCGTCCACGAGGCCGCCACCCGGCTCGGCGTGCCCGACGACGTCGTCTACTACCGCATCCGTATCGGCCAGCTGACCGCGCGGCGCACCCCGAGCGGGTGCCTGAGCCTCCCGTGGAACCCGCAGGCCGAGGCCGCCTGCCGCACGCGGATCGCACATCCCGGATCCGGCCCGACCGGCCCGGGCAGCCGGCCCCTCCCGCACGCCGCCACCGCACACGGAGACATCAGCGTCCAGCAGGCCGCCACCAGGCTCGGTATCCCCACCGCGCAGGTCTACTACTGGATCCGCCGCGGCTACCTGACCGCCTACCGCCTCAACGCTGGCCGGGTCGCCATCCCCTGGAACGACCAGGTGGAAACCGCCTGCCTCCACCGCGCCGCCCGCACCGTGAAAGTCAACTCCACAACCCAAACGATCACAGCGAGATGAACAGTATGAAGGCACCACGTTCACCGACGCCGGCATCACCACCGTCAAGATCCCACCCCGAACCCTGCGGGCGAACGCCTACGCGGAACGGTTCATCCGCACGGTCCGGACCGAGGTCACCGACCGGATGCTGATCTTCGGTGAGCGGCACCTTCGCGTTGCCCTGGCCGAGTACGCACGGAACTACAACAGACGACGACCCCATCGTGGCCGCGACCTTCAACCACCACAGCCCGATCACCCCGTCGCGGACCTGACCCAGGAACGGATCAAGCGCCGGCCCGTCCTCGGCGGCTTGATCAACGAATATGAA
Coding sequences within:
- a CDS encoding recombinase family protein; the encoded protein is MNGLSKITASHRSRVAVVYLRQSTLVQVRDNTASTVRQYGLVDTAVELGWDRENVRVIDADLGVSGTFGADREGFRDLVAQVCLGEIGAIFGLEVSRLARSSADFARLLELARLTDALLVDADGVYDLADINDRLLLGLKGSMSECELHLLTGRLQGAKRAAAERGELRFPLPVGYVYDDEGVCVIDPDQEVQGAIRDVFAAFAAGGSAFQVVAAFVRRRFPLRAYGGIWAGQLRWGRLTHSRALGVLSNPCYAGTYVYGRYATCRTVRPDGTVHTGVRLRPREQWPVVRHGHHESYISWEEYVAIEARLSANCTHQGARPAREGLALCQGIMFCGSCGRPMTTRYYPQGRAAYGCSSSRADHEATPTCRSIRADVVDDAVAGLLLATVSPGQIEQALAAADEVTSRHTRAHRAAELAVERARYDADRAERALGAVEPENRLVARTLETRWEARLSALAEAEAALAAVRERRPALPDRDGLRALAADLPGLWHNPHTRDRDRKRLLRTLISDVTLLPETDRARARLGVRWHTGATDELALRRPATSPQVRRTPAPARQLIARLGPDHSDAEIVTALADAGLTTATGRPYDEAAVAWVRHAFHIPGRCPFRDGEISVDQVAATLGITANAVYYWLTHDRLAGRKDLSGRWCIPWNAQVEAACRRQIDASGHLIPRTPGPREVLPGDVTVHEAATRLGVPDDVVYYRIRIGQLTARRTPSGCLSLPWNPQAEAACRTRIAHPGSGPTGPGSRPLPHAATAHGDISVQQAATRLGIPTAQVYYWIRRGYLTAYRLNAGRVAIPWNDQVETACLHRAARTVKVNSTTQTITAR